Within the Scleropages formosus chromosome 8, fSclFor1.1, whole genome shotgun sequence genome, the region TAGATCGCAGGACTTGAGTTATGGATCGCTTTTTATCGAGCCCCAATTACAGGCACCTGAACTTCCTCTGCTGgatttactgcacttttaccaCCCGGGCAGAGATGAAGGGCAGAGCTCCTCGTTGGAGGGAAAACATTACCGATTTTAACCGATGTTCGCTTTGCTTTGTGCGGTGGCCGGGCAGCGTGAAAAGGAACCGCCGCCTGTCCccttaacccctaacccctaacccctaaccctccACACCCCCAACTCCCAAGTGGATTCATCTAATTTATGGCTACTCCTGTGTAGTTGTGCTTGTGCATAAGAATGTTGGGAATTTTAAGGACCCCCACCGGGAGAGATCGTACCTCCGTCCCCTTGAACAATGTCGTTCGCGCGCAGACCAGCAAAGTAAGCACCTTTTGCGGGAGCGCCACAGGCCGGCCCGGCGCGGCTCCACCGCTGAGGGTAGCGCATGGGAATGCGAGGAATGTCAGAGGAAGGCGAAACTCCCTCGGCCCCCCGGCTCATGCTCCCTGCCTCCTCCGTCTCCCTCTCGGAGAAATCTTGGGAATTTGCCCGATcttaaaaaaacatccaaaacatCAGCGGCAGGAACACCGAAGAACTTACTGTACGTGCAAAAAGGCAATGCAAACGACTTCAGCATTTCTTAACgttatttttccatctgttgAATTAGCTCGTAAGCGAAGCCCATCGGGAAAAGACGCCCAGGATTGCGCAGGAACGGTGCTCAAATATAATGAAACCTAAAGGAGAAGAttataaaaaaaactctttattaTACTGGTATAATAAAAACTGTGTATGGCAATATTGTTCCATTTGGTAGCAACATGGGTTttataaataagaaaagaaattcTTTGATGCAAGTACTCGTTTTCAGCTACGCAGACGGTTTTCGCCTCTAAAAAACAGACGTACACACAGAAGCATAGTTATCGAAACGTAGCAAGGCTACAAACTGTGTCACTAGAGTCAAAGCATGAAATCGTCCATACAAGTCCGTAGCAGTACCACGATGAAGTTCTAACACCGTAAAAGGTTTTGAGTACGCTAAGGGTTTCATACACGTCATCGAAAAAAGTAAAGGCTCGATAAGGCGCGAAAAGCGGTGTCGTCGAACACACGCAGGCTGCGTACCTTTCTCATGGCAGGAAGGTAAACTAAAAGTGAAAGACACCATCAAAGCTAAGATAGATGCCTCGTCTAAAGAAATCAGTGTAGCTCTACTTTTAGTTCTTCATCTCATGCGGTCTGTACGCTGCGGATCTCGCCTTTCGGGCTTTTCGTACGCTGCACTTCACCGTAATATTGCTTTCGTCTCCCtacttttccttcttcttcgCTCAGATGCAGTCATAGCTTGATCTCAGTTTTTGTGCCATCCATTACGTTCAGTACTTCGTCCAAGATGGAGGGTCCTAAGTCGAGTTCGAGGGACAGCAAAGAGCCAGAAGCCTTGGAAAGGGAATCCTGCGAGGCGCTGTCTCCCTTAGGAAGTTCATACTTGAAGGTGCTAATCTGGTCCTCCTCGGCGCTCTCGCCGTGCAGCCAAGGAGTGCGATGCGCACATAGTTGTGTGGCTTGGTGCACGGTGCCGTTGCCATTGCTGTGGTTTGGCTCTGTGACTTTGAAGCCATTCTGGCGGGGCTGAACTTGGCCATTTTCAGACAGCTTCTTCTTTGCGCCGCCCCCTGGCACTTCTACAGTGTCGAGCCAGAAGCCGGATTGGTTCGCGGCCTCCTTGGACGGATCGAAGCTGGCGCTGAAGACGTCCAGCGACAACAGCAACATGTCCTGTTCCAGACGTTCCAGCTCGCTGTCCTTCTCCAGGAGGCTGGGAGCAGGCGGGTCCGTGCGGTCAAAGGGGTCCGAGTTTGGAGGGAAGGGCGTCGTGGAGATGATGGGCAGGGTCAGGGCCTGGGAACCTCCGATGGCGGGGAGGGAGATGGCGTTTTTCAGCACCGGGGAAGACGCCTCAAATGAGGGGGCCTCGGAGGTGCTGTGGGCCCTCAGGAACTCGTTGTGGGCCACGCACTGAGGGAGGCGCTTCTCTTGCGTCCCCGGGAGGAGGTCGTACTTCCCCTGGAGGAAGGACATGTCGCCGAAAGCGTCCCGTTCCCCACCTTTGCCAATATGGATGGTGTGGCGGAAGTCCCCCAGCGGCGGGCTGATCATGTCGGGGGACAGGATGTCCCTCAGCCGGCATTTCTTTCCCTTCCTGCTGTTGGTTGATTTCAGATAGATGGGAGTCTTGGCTGGCATTGCTGGAAGGAAGACGGACTTTGAAGAAGAATGGAAAAAGAGACCTTCCTTTGATCCAAAGCAGCTGTTTGGAGCTGGGAGCTGTGAATAGATCCTGGGGCGACACCAGCTGCCCACTGTTACATTCTCAAAACACGGGGAGCGTCGCACTTCCCCCAAGAATCCCGGCGCTCGCGGCCGCTCAGCCTCGAAGGTCTATTTCAATGTTCTGCCATGGAACGAGGTCCCCCAGCACCTCCCGGGGACCCAGAGATTTCAGGTGTAGGAGGACCGGTTCTCTGAGGAGACAGAGAGACGGAGCAACGAAACGGTGAGCAAACGTACGGAGGCAATGAAAATCTGTGACAGTAGTGAGAAATAAAGAGGCGTTAATGAGGGTCTGACATGGGATAAATGTGACATTGTGATATTTACT harbors:
- the cdc42ep3 gene encoding cdc42 effector protein 3 → MPAKTPIYLKSTNSRKGKKCRLRDILSPDMISPPLGDFRHTIHIGKGGERDAFGDMSFLQGKYDLLPGTQEKRLPQCVAHNEFLRAHSTSEAPSFEASSPVLKNAISLPAIGGSQALTLPIISTTPFPPNSDPFDRTDPPAPSLLEKDSELERLEQDMLLLSLDVFSASFDPSKEAANQSGFWLDTVEVPGGGAKKKLSENGQVQPRQNGFKVTEPNHSNGNGTVHQATQLCAHRTPWLHGESAEEDQISTFKYELPKGDSASQDSLSKASGSLLSLELDLGPSILDEVLNVMDGTKTEIKL